The region aatcaacattcccaggttcgactCCTATGTCCATACGCTTGGGTTGTCTTAAACAATATATGTttatatatttgttttaaaCAATATATGTCCATTTCCCATGATCTATATCAAGTTTTCAGtgttctaaattaacgataacagTAAATTACAGATAGAGAATGGATTGGCGCAGAGGTGGgagcactctcctcccaccaatgtggcccgcgttcgattcccagactcggcgtcataatGTGGGTttactttgttggttctctactctgcaccgagaggattttctccgggtactccggttttcccctctcctcaaaaaccagcatttgatttgatttgcgttaatttgttgatttcagtttacagtgtcctcaattagtacTCCAGCGCTGGAAGACTAGATACTTAataaaagttccttttctttcctttacccAAAATACGATATTTAACTCtcttagttttgaaattcaaaatgcacAAGTATCGCCTCCTTTTCACGTGAACGGAAATCCTTCCTCTTATCATAAATATTTTATCGTTTCCCtatttgcttttttaaaatctatgcTTCATACGATGGGTcctgttgagtcccgagggattgaaaacttttgttttaccccaccgaaactcgttcccaaacatttcaacacgaggctcggggtacaaaaatctattgtctacggccaatatggccgcgtgcgaataaggcccattatCTAGTATATTTTAATGTTTAACTGTTTAGTAGCCCTGCCGCCAAGTTCATTCACTTCGCTCACGAAAATCGAGTCAAAATGCACAGCAGGAGCCAATAACTGAGAGAAAACAACTTGTACCGCAAGTTCgattgatagttttttttttcaaacatagTCGTTTTATATTTCTATTTCCCGCGCCGATCAAAAATTTGACTTCTGCGCCTGCGTAGTAAATGGTGACGTCACACATTGATCGGCCAAGTTGACAAAAGCGAGCTCaggcacgcgacgtttttgagccacgaCGGAAACGCGTGAAGTGagcatttcgcatgccaggacaaaTCTTTCCCAGACTTTTAACCTAATCGTCttctaatagtgaaaagatactaAGCGGTATAAATATGGTAGTGTCAAGACAACttaaggaaaacagctcacttccggttgtcgtccttGGTTCAAAAACTTTGCCCGTCTTCTTGACCTGTGAGAGAAGACGTTCTAAACACCAATGCTCAGATAAATCGATGATTTGTGAGCTCCAAATCATGGTCTACTGAGCACAGCAAAGATAAAAAGCACACTGCAACAAGCTGTAATTGGCAAGTGTAAGGTGGTTTAACATGAGCAAAATCCAAGAAAAGGCGCAAACTCAGTAGCGTCTTGATCATAAGTCACGTGACATAATTGCGTCTGCGTACGTTGCTTGTCCTCAGACTTGAGCGTTTTTCGAGTTCCAACTTGATAAACCCAAGATGAAGCCGATGAACTGATATCATTGGTCAGTTTATCCTGACAACTGCTCAATATAAGGCATATTAAAACTTACTTTCGATGCAGAACAGCATCGGTCACCTCTTTGTTCGTCCTCTTCACATTCATCCATTCTCGCGCACGCGACAAGGGACGGCGCGGTCTTGTATTGTTTGGTGAAGAGACCAGTTCTAGCCCATCTCTTCTGGAATTTACTTCATCACCCACCTCGGGAATCGTACCCGTTTGAGATCTTCGGTTCAGTTCGGGATCTTCGGGGAATACTTCAGCACCTAAACTGGACGGTTCGGGATTTAACTGAGAAGACCGCTGTACAGTTAATTGCAGTTCAACCGGCAACAATTGTCCATCGAGGCTTGAATCCAAATTTGCGTAACATAGCTTGGGGTTTTGGACCTTGCTGTAGGTTTGGTCTGGGTATTGATATTTAACTGACATTCTAGAAGCATGAAAAGGATCATTAGAACTTTTTCGTCTTCCGAGAACCGACAAAATAAATTTACCAGTCGGTAGCAGTTCCATGTCATTAGTGGAATTTTCTTGAGCCCCTGCCTTCTCAAGTTTTGGGCTTTTCTTTCTCTTCAA is a window of Montipora capricornis isolate CH-2021 chromosome 13, ASM3666992v2, whole genome shotgun sequence DNA encoding:
- the LOC138029660 gene encoding uncharacterized protein isoform X2, which encodes MNSYVVIAVLSYASVMKVACHQAHETPPLKVGCIEQELATHVGVNGDSFAVDANELKRKKSPKLEKAGAQENSTNDMELLPTGKFILSVLGRRKSSNDPFHASRMSVKYQYPDQTYSKVQNPKLCYANLDSSLDGQLLPVELQLTVQRSSQLNPEPSSLGAEVFPEDPELNRRSQTGTIPEVGDEVNSRRDGLELVSSPNNTRPRRPLSRAREWMNVKRTNKEVTDAVLHRKKEMKVVLTLAVVNGTFILCWLPHFIGIMCLMFTKGSCPFSDSFFMITTTLAMLNSGCNPFIYTLTYRKFRKAFKKTLPWFWTNRIRNG